One window from the genome of Polynucleobacter sp. MWH-Svant-W18 encodes:
- the rbfA gene encoding 30S ribosome-binding factor RbfA — translation MHKTSPHRNQRLADQIQRDLAELIPRELRSPSLGLITLQSIELTPDLAHAKVFFTVLGAEPEHALKALQEKAGYLHSLLFKRLHIHTVPTLHFHYDNSIEHGIEMSRLIDQAVDSDRSSDHKDESQ, via the coding sequence ATGCATAAGACTAGTCCGCATCGTAACCAGCGTCTCGCCGATCAAATTCAGCGAGACCTGGCCGAGCTTATCCCTCGTGAACTGCGTAGTCCTAGTTTGGGCCTCATTACTTTACAAAGTATTGAGCTCACACCCGACTTAGCGCATGCCAAAGTATTTTTTACGGTCTTGGGAGCAGAGCCTGAGCATGCATTAAAAGCACTTCAAGAAAAAGCTGGGTATTTACACTCTTTATTATTTAAGCGTTTACATATTCATACAGTTCCAACTTTGCATTTCCACTATGACAACTCTATTGAGCATGGTATTGAAATGTCTCGACTGATCGATCAGGCTGTGGATAGTGACCGCAGCAGCGATCACAAAGACGAGAGCCAATAA
- a CDS encoding pseudouridine synthase: MKVNSEGVSASRVFLPADQSHPNVLQFFIKQFPHIAVEEWESRFAQGLVLNDEGRALEAGEPYQANIHLIYFRRLAREPEIPFEEQILYQDDHILVADKPHFLPVTPSGLYLHQTLLNRLKKTTGIQTLSPIHRIDRDTAGLVLFSVNPAERAQYQNLFRDRLVTKVYEAIAPYSDELTKQLPMTYRSRLEESEHFLQMQEVPGEPNSDTLIELIQAKPEWALYRLIPGSGKKHQLRCHLNALGAPIKHDQIYPILTPYQEYELDFSKPLQLLAKEIAFKDPITQQQRSFTSQQKLEF; the protein is encoded by the coding sequence GTGAAAGTCAATTCAGAAGGAGTCTCAGCATCACGGGTATTTTTACCCGCTGATCAGTCTCATCCGAATGTATTGCAATTCTTCATCAAGCAATTTCCTCACATTGCAGTAGAGGAGTGGGAGAGTCGCTTTGCGCAAGGTCTAGTATTGAATGATGAGGGGCGTGCCTTGGAGGCAGGTGAGCCATACCAAGCCAATATTCACCTCATTTACTTTAGACGTTTGGCACGAGAGCCAGAGATTCCGTTTGAAGAGCAGATTCTGTATCAAGACGACCATATTCTGGTAGCAGATAAACCCCATTTTTTGCCTGTAACGCCCAGTGGCCTTTATTTGCATCAAACCTTACTCAATCGCCTCAAGAAGACAACAGGAATTCAGACATTAAGTCCGATACATCGCATTGACCGAGATACGGCAGGCTTGGTACTGTTCTCAGTTAATCCAGCGGAGAGGGCGCAATATCAAAATCTATTTCGGGACAGGCTGGTCACAAAGGTGTATGAAGCCATTGCCCCTTACTCCGATGAATTGACAAAGCAACTCCCGATGACGTATCGCAGTAGATTAGAAGAGTCTGAACATTTTTTGCAAATGCAGGAAGTACCCGGTGAGCCGAATAGTGATACCTTGATTGAGTTGATTCAAGCGAAACCAGAATGGGCTTTGTATCGACTCATTCCCGGCAGCGGCAAGAAGCATCAGTTACGCTGCCACCTCAATGCTTTAGGGGCACCCATCAAGCATGATCAGATCTACCCCATCCTCACGCCCTATCAAGAGTATGAGCTGGATTTTTCCAAGCCGTTGCAGCTATTGGCAAAAGAGATCGCGTTTAAAGACCCCATTACCCAGCAACAGAGGTCTTTTACTAGTCAACAAAAACTGGAGTTCTGA
- the typA gene encoding translational GTPase TypA produces the protein MTKRALRNIAIIAHVDHGKTTLVDQLLRQSGTFRSNEKMTERVMDSNDLEKERGITILSKNCAVEYDGTHINIVDTPGHADFGGEVERVLSMVDGVLLLVDAVEGPMPQTRFVTKKALALGLKPIVVINKVDRPGARTDYVINATFELFDKLGATEEQLDFPIIYASGLNGYAGMTEDVREGDMRPLFDAVLEHVPVRDDDPDGPLQFQISSIDYNSYVGKIGIGRVNRGRVKSGMEVICMNGPDGVPFKGRVNQVLKFKGLEREVVEEAIAGDIALINGIEELAIGTTVCAVDKPDALPMLKIDEPTLTMNFMVNTSPLAGREGKFVTSRQIRERLDRELKSNMALRVRETDDDTVFEVSGRGELHLTILVETMRREGYEMAVSRPRVVFHEENGVKMEPYENLTVDVEDATQGAVMEDLGKRKGELQDMVSDGKGRTRLEYRIPARGLIGFQGDFMTMTRGNGLMSHTFDSYAPAKDGILGERHNGVLISQDDGEAVAYAIWKLQDRGRMFVKHGDPVYEGMIIGIHSRDNDLVVNPIKGKQLTNVRSSGTDEAVRLVTPIDLTLEYAVEFISDDELVEVTPKSVRVRKRYLKEHDRKKASRE, from the coding sequence ATGACTAAACGCGCACTTCGTAATATCGCCATCATCGCCCACGTTGACCACGGTAAAACTACTTTGGTTGATCAACTCTTACGCCAATCTGGTACATTCCGCTCGAATGAAAAAATGACCGAACGCGTCATGGACTCAAACGATTTGGAAAAAGAGCGTGGCATCACTATTCTTTCTAAAAACTGTGCTGTGGAATATGACGGTACACACATCAATATTGTGGATACCCCAGGACACGCCGACTTCGGTGGTGAAGTAGAGCGTGTGCTCTCCATGGTTGATGGCGTATTGCTCTTGGTTGATGCGGTTGAAGGCCCAATGCCACAAACCCGTTTCGTGACTAAGAAAGCCTTGGCACTCGGATTGAAGCCAATCGTTGTGATTAATAAAGTCGACCGTCCAGGTGCGCGTACTGATTACGTAATTAATGCTACTTTTGAGTTGTTTGACAAACTCGGCGCTACCGAAGAGCAGTTAGATTTCCCAATCATTTATGCTTCCGGCTTGAACGGCTATGCAGGTATGACGGAAGATGTTCGTGAAGGCGATATGCGTCCATTATTTGACGCTGTCTTAGAACACGTTCCTGTCCGTGATGATGATCCAGATGGTCCTTTGCAGTTCCAGATTTCTTCTATTGACTACAACAGTTATGTTGGAAAAATTGGTATTGGTCGTGTAAACCGCGGTCGCGTGAAGTCTGGCATGGAAGTCATTTGCATGAATGGCCCAGATGGTGTGCCATTTAAAGGCCGCGTAAATCAGGTTTTAAAGTTCAAAGGATTGGAGCGCGAGGTCGTTGAAGAAGCCATTGCTGGCGATATCGCTTTGATCAACGGTATTGAAGAGTTAGCAATTGGTACCACTGTTTGTGCGGTTGATAAACCCGACGCATTACCAATGCTCAAGATTGATGAGCCAACTTTAACCATGAACTTTATGGTGAACACAAGCCCATTGGCTGGCCGTGAAGGTAAGTTTGTAACTAGCCGTCAGATCCGTGAGCGTTTAGATCGCGAACTCAAGTCCAATATGGCTTTGCGTGTCAGAGAGACTGATGACGATACTGTTTTTGAAGTATCGGGTCGCGGTGAGTTGCATCTCACGATCTTGGTAGAAACAATGCGTCGTGAAGGCTATGAGATGGCAGTTTCCCGTCCACGCGTTGTTTTCCACGAAGAAAATGGCGTGAAGATGGAACCCTACGAAAACTTAACGGTTGACGTAGAAGATGCTACTCAAGGTGCTGTGATGGAAGACTTGGGCAAGCGTAAGGGTGAGTTGCAGGATATGGTGAGTGACGGTAAAGGACGTACCCGTCTTGAGTACCGCATCCCAGCGCGTGGCTTGATCGGCTTCCAGGGCGATTTTATGACCATGACCCGTGGTAATGGATTAATGAGTCATACCTTTGATTCTTATGCGCCTGCCAAAGACGGTATTTTGGGTGAACGTCATAACGGCGTATTGATTAGCCAAGATGATGGCGAAGCGGTTGCTTATGCAATTTGGAAATTGCAGGATCGTGGCCGCATGTTTGTAAAACACGGTGATCCAGTTTATGAAGGCATGATTATTGGTATCCACAGTCGCGATAATGACTTGGTTGTGAATCCGATTAAAGGTAAGCAGCTCACCAACGTTCGTTCTTCCGGTACCGATGAGGCAGTTCGCTTGGTTACCCCAATTGATCTGACTTTGGAATACGCGGTTGAATTCATCAGCGACGATGAGTTGGTTGAAGTCACTCCGAAGAGTGTGCGTGTCCGTAAGCGCTACCTGAAAGAGCATGATCGCAAAAAGGCCTCACGCGAGTAA
- a CDS encoding translational machinery protein: protein MSLNHAVIWIDHQEAHVMFLSQDASEAEIIRSKTSHSHLHHKANEVGSGRLALDTKYLHSVLQAVNESKEILILGPGSAKLELIKHAHHHDPKIAENIVGVETVDHPSDKEILAHARKFFYKVDQML, encoded by the coding sequence ATGTCATTAAATCACGCAGTTATTTGGATCGATCACCAAGAAGCCCACGTCATGTTTTTAAGTCAGGACGCTAGTGAGGCTGAAATTATCAGAAGCAAAACTTCCCACTCCCATTTACATCACAAGGCCAATGAAGTCGGCAGCGGTAGATTAGCCTTGGATACAAAGTATCTTCATTCCGTGCTTCAAGCAGTCAATGAGTCAAAGGAAATTCTGATTCTAGGACCAGGCTCTGCCAAACTCGAACTCATTAAGCATGCCCATCACCATGATCCTAAAATTGCGGAAAATATTGTTGGTGTAGAAACTGTCGATCATCCTAGCGATAAAGAAATACTTGCTCACGCACGCAAGTTCTTCTATAAAGTAGATCAGATGCTTTAA
- the truB gene encoding tRNA pseudouridine(55) synthase TruB: MATRIDGVVLLDKPAGMSSQGAVTAVKRAFNADKAGHTGTLDPMATGLLPICLGEATKYSQDLLDADKTYIANVKFGARTDTGDAEGQIIEEFALPIFASELELQQTLDALLPKFTGPISQVPPMYSALKRDGKPLYEYARAGVELERTARDITIHHIRWIDIQWPQATLEVSCSKGTYIRVLAEDIGNALGCGAHLVGLRRTEVGHLTLEQSFTLESIQQALHDSSNYILPVDALLQTLPHLTVDEQQAKRLEMGQRVPLNLPSIEALVRIYRATAAPHNFIGTADWRSGVLHPKRLISQAH, from the coding sequence ATGGCTACGCGGATCGATGGTGTGGTGTTGTTGGATAAACCTGCGGGCATGAGTTCTCAGGGTGCGGTTACCGCAGTCAAACGTGCCTTTAATGCTGATAAAGCTGGCCATACTGGTACCTTAGATCCGATGGCGACAGGCCTTTTGCCGATTTGCCTGGGTGAGGCTACAAAATATTCACAAGATTTGCTCGATGCAGACAAAACCTACATCGCCAATGTCAAATTTGGAGCACGCACTGATACCGGTGATGCTGAAGGTCAAATTATTGAAGAGTTTGCCTTGCCGATCTTTGCGAGCGAACTGGAACTCCAGCAGACGCTCGATGCATTGCTCCCAAAATTTACTGGCCCGATCTCACAAGTGCCACCCATGTATTCCGCTTTAAAGCGTGATGGCAAGCCTTTGTATGAGTACGCACGTGCAGGTGTTGAATTAGAGCGCACTGCCCGTGATATTACGATTCATCACATTCGGTGGATTGATATTCAATGGCCACAAGCGACATTAGAAGTGTCTTGTAGTAAAGGTACTTATATTCGCGTGTTAGCAGAAGATATTGGCAATGCACTGGGCTGTGGTGCCCACTTGGTCGGTTTACGTAGAACTGAAGTAGGGCACTTGACCCTGGAGCAGTCCTTCACTCTAGAGTCGATTCAACAAGCATTGCACGATAGCTCTAACTATATTTTGCCGGTCGATGCCTTGCTTCAGACCCTACCGCATTTAACAGTAGATGAGCAGCAAGCGAAGCGCCTCGAAATGGGCCAACGCGTACCGCTGAATTTGCCTTCGATTGAGGCTTTAGTGCGGATTTATCGCGCTACCGCTGCTCCCCATAACTTTATCGGCACTGCAGATTGGCGCTCAGGTGTATTACACCCCAAGCGTTTGATTTCTCAGGCGCATTAA
- a CDS encoding FMN-binding glutamate synthase family protein codes for MSIFPIRLSTFAFSIVGTIISGFALTMGVSDWPLFLIFSFLTAVGIYDSLQIKHAILRNYPILGHMRFLLEFIRPEIRQYFIEGDNDKTPFSREQRTLVYSRSKAVADEIPFGTTLDVMAPGYQWINQSLAPTHLPSHDFRIEIGGKDCTQKYSASIFNISAMSFGSLSANAILALNLGAKKGGFAHDTGEGSISHYHRVHGGDLIWEIGSGYFGCRNPDGTFNVDKFKDNALDAQVKMIEIKLSQGAKPGHGGILPGPKVTAEIAAARGVKEGESCISPSSHSAFSTPIEMMHFVQRLRDLSGGKPVGFKLCIGHPWEWFGIVKAMLETNIHPDFIVVDGSEGGTGASPVEFTNHVGTPLQDGLRLVHNTLMGVNLRDKIKIGCSGKIISAFDMAVAFALGADWCNSARGFMFSVGCIQAQVCNTGFCPTGVTTQDPVRQKALVVPDKSERVFNFHNETLKTLKELVEAAGLDHPNEIDASHIVRRISKNEVRLLSFLLPEMPAGLLLKDDHIDQSLNLPRVFELYWHKAQASSFSAHKHA; via the coding sequence ATGTCTATTTTCCCAATCCGCCTGAGCACCTTTGCCTTCAGTATTGTTGGCACCATTATTAGTGGATTTGCCCTCACTATGGGCGTCTCCGATTGGCCCCTGTTTTTGATATTTAGCTTCTTAACTGCTGTAGGTATTTATGACAGCCTACAGATAAAGCATGCTATTTTGCGCAACTACCCGATTCTGGGTCATATGCGTTTCTTGCTGGAATTTATTCGTCCAGAAATACGGCAATACTTTATCGAGGGCGATAACGATAAAACACCCTTCTCTCGAGAGCAGCGTACTTTAGTCTATTCCCGCTCTAAGGCAGTGGCCGATGAGATTCCCTTTGGCACTACTTTAGATGTGATGGCGCCAGGTTATCAGTGGATTAATCAATCGCTTGCACCAACCCATTTGCCTAGCCATGATTTCCGAATTGAGATTGGTGGTAAAGACTGTACGCAGAAATACTCAGCAAGTATTTTTAATATCTCGGCCATGAGCTTTGGCTCTTTGAGCGCTAACGCCATCTTGGCCCTGAACTTGGGTGCCAAGAAAGGTGGCTTTGCGCATGACACGGGGGAAGGCTCCATATCTCACTACCATCGTGTGCATGGTGGTGACCTGATTTGGGAAATCGGCTCTGGCTATTTTGGTTGTCGCAATCCAGACGGGACATTCAATGTCGATAAGTTCAAAGACAATGCCTTAGATGCTCAGGTGAAGATGATTGAGATTAAGCTGAGTCAAGGTGCTAAGCCCGGGCATGGTGGCATCCTGCCGGGACCTAAGGTGACCGCTGAGATTGCTGCTGCTCGCGGTGTTAAAGAAGGTGAAAGCTGTATCTCCCCATCCTCCCACAGTGCATTTTCAACACCAATTGAGATGATGCACTTTGTGCAACGCTTGCGCGATCTTTCAGGTGGTAAACCAGTGGGCTTTAAGTTATGTATTGGCCACCCTTGGGAATGGTTTGGCATTGTCAAAGCCATGTTAGAAACCAATATTCATCCTGACTTCATTGTGGTCGACGGGTCTGAAGGCGGTACCGGTGCCTCACCAGTAGAGTTCACTAACCACGTTGGTACACCGCTGCAAGATGGTTTGCGTTTAGTGCATAACACCCTAATGGGCGTGAATTTGCGCGATAAGATCAAAATTGGCTGCTCTGGAAAAATCATTAGCGCCTTCGATATGGCAGTGGCTTTTGCCTTGGGTGCTGACTGGTGCAATAGTGCCCGTGGCTTTATGTTCTCGGTAGGCTGCATTCAGGCGCAGGTCTGTAATACAGGCTTTTGCCCTACCGGTGTCACTACCCAAGACCCTGTTCGCCAAAAAGCGCTAGTGGTACCCGATAAATCTGAGCGCGTCTTTAACTTTCATAATGAAACCCTCAAGACTTTAAAAGAGTTAGTAGAGGCTGCTGGTTTAGATCATCCAAACGAGATTGATGCTTCTCATATTGTTCGACGCATTAGTAAAAATGAAGTGCGCCTTTTGTCTTTCTTGTTACCCGAAATGCCAGCAGGTCTTCTACTTAAAGACGATCATATTGATCAATCGCTCAACTTACCACGCGTGTTTGAGCTGTATTGGCATAAGGCACAAGCGAGCAGCTTCTCCGCTCACAAGCACGCCTAA
- the dusA gene encoding tRNA dihydrouridine(20/20a) synthase DusA, with amino-acid sequence MINTTKKRLAVAPMMEWTDRHCRSFHRTLTKEAALYTEMVTTGALIHGDVPRHLDYSQDQHPVVLQLGGSEPSDLAKAAELAQKWAYDEIDLNCGCPSERVQRGAFGACLMAEPNLVADCVRAMKNAVDIPISVKHRLGLDNMDAASSEKDYQFALDFILAVADAGASQVTIHARNAVLKGLSPKENRSKPPLHYKVAAQLRVDAQKQFSHLKVLLNGGLETNEQIAGHWDDFDGFMVGRAAYHFPAMLLGWDDLIQTHGDAAGYLFSETEWHRIQIALVKQVLNWFDECQAKQKPFYIGAFTRHILGLAHGRAGSRYWRQRLSDHHALAKVQSKAAIVDFFIDASLTLGDWAAFDYEAAEEVAK; translated from the coding sequence ATGATCAATACCACAAAGAAGCGTCTTGCCGTTGCCCCCATGATGGAATGGACGGATCGTCATTGCCGATCCTTTCATCGCACCCTTACTAAGGAAGCAGCTCTGTATACCGAGATGGTGACAACGGGTGCACTCATCCATGGTGATGTGCCACGACATTTGGATTATTCTCAAGACCAGCACCCAGTCGTTTTGCAATTGGGTGGTTCAGAGCCGAGTGATTTGGCTAAGGCAGCAGAATTAGCACAGAAGTGGGCTTATGACGAGATTGATCTGAACTGCGGTTGTCCCTCAGAGCGGGTACAACGGGGTGCCTTTGGTGCTTGTCTTATGGCAGAGCCTAATTTAGTTGCTGACTGTGTCAGGGCAATGAAGAATGCGGTGGATATTCCGATCTCGGTAAAGCACCGTCTTGGTCTAGACAATATGGATGCTGCTTCTTCAGAGAAAGATTATCAATTTGCCCTCGACTTTATTCTCGCAGTAGCAGATGCAGGTGCGAGTCAGGTGACTATTCATGCGCGCAATGCTGTGCTGAAGGGCTTATCTCCTAAAGAGAATCGCAGTAAACCACCACTACATTATAAGGTTGCTGCACAACTGAGGGTTGATGCACAAAAACAATTTTCACATCTCAAAGTATTGCTTAATGGCGGCTTAGAGACTAATGAGCAAATCGCTGGACACTGGGATGACTTTGATGGCTTTATGGTGGGTAGAGCCGCTTATCATTTTCCGGCGATGTTGCTAGGCTGGGATGACTTGATTCAGACTCACGGTGATGCAGCCGGCTATTTGTTTAGTGAAACAGAGTGGCACAGAATTCAGATTGCATTGGTTAAACAGGTTCTAAATTGGTTTGATGAATGCCAAGCAAAACAGAAGCCGTTTTATATTGGCGCGTTCACCCGGCATATTTTAGGTTTGGCGCATGGTAGGGCGGGGTCGAGATATTGGCGCCAAAGACTCTCAGATCATCACGCTCTCGCTAAAGTACAGAGTAAAGCGGCGATCGTAGACTTCTTCATTGATGCCAGCCTAACCCTTGGGGATTGGGCTGCTTTTGACTATGAAGCTGCTGAAGAAGTAGCCAAATAA
- a CDS encoding SUMF1/EgtB/PvdO family nonheme iron enzyme — MKKFDISTILFGVFLSIVALYFMLRSAPSQSAPSSSIAAVQIGNLLWDQTEMNIADVKSFASSTGFVSAAEKKGGGLSYEGGFVQKPGWTWRTPYGVPAKDDEPAVHLNQTEAESVCRYFGKRLPTESEWTSAAFLEQRSNPPAGFIKGQRYPFPGGSTPTPSHCLSGCGNYKGLAPAGALNRGTGHVLVGSTQPGVNGMYDMGGNVWEWTATERNSGYITRGASWWYGPDRQQESDVESKPADIGVVYIGFRCVKDQ, encoded by the coding sequence ATGAAAAAATTTGATATTTCCACAATTCTCTTTGGCGTCTTCCTCAGTATCGTAGCTTTATATTTCATGCTCAGATCTGCGCCTAGTCAAAGTGCGCCCAGCTCATCCATTGCCGCAGTTCAGATTGGCAATCTCCTATGGGATCAAACCGAGATGAATATCGCCGATGTCAAATCCTTTGCGTCCTCTACTGGTTTTGTCAGTGCTGCTGAAAAGAAGGGTGGCGGTCTATCTTATGAAGGTGGTTTTGTGCAAAAGCCAGGGTGGACTTGGAGAACTCCTTATGGTGTTCCTGCGAAAGATGATGAACCCGCTGTACACCTCAACCAAACAGAAGCGGAGAGTGTTTGCCGCTATTTTGGCAAGCGTTTACCTACTGAATCTGAGTGGACGTCAGCTGCCTTCTTAGAGCAACGATCCAATCCACCGGCTGGCTTTATTAAAGGACAGCGTTACCCATTTCCTGGTGGTAGCACACCAACACCCTCCCATTGCTTAAGTGGCTGCGGCAACTACAAAGGGCTTGCGCCAGCAGGCGCACTCAACCGGGGTACGGGTCATGTTTTGGTGGGTAGTACTCAGCCGGGCGTTAATGGCATGTATGACATGGGTGGCAATGTGTGGGAGTGGACAGCTACCGAGAGAAATAGTGGATACATTACCCGCGGTGCTTCTTGGTGGTACGGTCCAGATAGACAGCAAGAGTCTGATGTGGAATCTAAGCCAGCGGATATAGGTGTGGTTTACATTGGCTTTCGCTGCGTAAAAGACCAATAG
- a CDS encoding tripartite tricarboxylate transporter substrate-binding protein: MKLPLLISRVAALALCVSGLGITTAQAADFPGDRPITLVVPFSAGGPTDKVARELALAMGKQLKGQVIVDNSPGAGGTIAAKRVINSKNDGYTLLIHHIGMSTAPALYKNLGFDPMTDYEYVGQVADVPMILVGNKDLPPKNYQELLPYMKANASKIAYANAGVGSASHLCGLLFMSRIQLDLTTVPYKGTAPALTDLIGGQVQLMCDQTTNLSGQLATNAVKPYGTTTMQRIKAFDKIPTLNEQGLKNFEVKVWHGVYAPKGTPKAEMDKLAKALQGAIQDPIYKQHMAELGVEIPSQANATPEGLKKHLKAQIDLWSPIIKAAGIYAD; the protein is encoded by the coding sequence ATGAAATTACCTCTCTTAATCTCCCGTGTTGCTGCGTTGGCGCTATGTGTATCCGGACTCGGTATCACCACTGCTCAAGCGGCTGACTTTCCGGGTGATCGTCCAATTACCTTGGTAGTGCCATTTTCTGCAGGTGGCCCGACCGATAAAGTTGCCCGTGAATTAGCCCTCGCGATGGGTAAGCAACTCAAGGGTCAAGTGATTGTGGATAACAGCCCTGGTGCTGGTGGCACGATTGCAGCAAAGCGTGTGATTAACTCCAAAAATGATGGCTATACATTGCTCATTCACCACATTGGCATGTCAACTGCGCCAGCTTTGTATAAGAACCTGGGTTTTGATCCAATGACTGATTATGAGTATGTCGGTCAAGTAGCAGACGTGCCGATGATTTTGGTGGGCAATAAAGATTTGCCACCAAAGAACTATCAAGAACTCTTGCCGTACATGAAAGCGAATGCTAGTAAGATTGCTTATGCGAATGCTGGTGTTGGATCTGCCAGTCACCTGTGTGGTTTGCTCTTCATGAGCCGCATTCAGTTGGACTTAACGACTGTTCCTTACAAAGGCACAGCACCAGCCCTAACAGACTTGATCGGCGGACAAGTGCAATTGATGTGTGATCAAACGACGAATCTCTCTGGCCAGCTCGCGACAAATGCTGTGAAGCCCTATGGCACAACGACGATGCAGCGCATTAAGGCCTTTGATAAGATTCCGACTCTCAATGAGCAGGGTCTAAAGAACTTTGAAGTGAAGGTATGGCACGGGGTCTATGCACCTAAAGGCACACCAAAAGCAGAAATGGATAAATTGGCTAAAGCATTGCAAGGCGCTATTCAAGATCCAATCTACAAACAGCACATGGCCGAGTTGGGTGTAGAGATTCCTTCACAAGCTAATGCCACTCCAGAGGGTTTGAAGAAGCACCTCAAAGCACAAATTGATTTGTGGTCACCCATCATCAAAGCTGCGGGCATCTACGCAGACTAA